The Myripristis murdjan chromosome 8, fMyrMur1.1, whole genome shotgun sequence genomic sequence ACACACAaggaaaatcaaacaaagaaCAGACACATCAATTGCAGTTTAAACCAACCAATCAATTAGCACAAATGGAAAAATCAGCATTTAAAAGATGAAGTGAAATAATAGAAAAGGAGACAaggcagaaaacacattttttaaagatgtcaaataaaaccaaatgtcTTTTTAAACTGGTGTTGATATACAAACAGAGAACGGCATAgactttcctctgtctcttttattttcacacaggtTCCAGCTATCCTCTGTGGATTTTTCAGCAGAAAATAATTTCCATCAGTATCACTCAAACGACTTTTTCCAGTATGCATGGGTATGCATACTGGAGAAAGTGGGTGGGTGCAAATTTAGAGGAGGTCAAggggtacaagtcccccccaatatttataaaatatttatagatatttataaaatttataatagatatttataaaaaaaaaaaaaatgcataaaaatccaccagaatgcaggaaattaaatgtaagatGCTCAAAATTTCCAGAATGTTTGCCCGAATGCCAGAATGTTCCCAATTattgtgattttctgttttgtactttttcatgCTAAGTCATGAATAATATTCTCAAGAGAAACAGCACTACGGGAAGAATTAAAAGCATGTTCAGGGGCCGCAGCTCTCCGCCTGCTCCTCCTGgtccttctcctctttcccttccttgTGGAAGACCCTCCCATCAGGCTGCGTCACCCATCGGAGCTGCACGTCGTCACTCACGCCTTGGTCCTTCAGTCTCTGACGCAgctgacacacagaaacactcttTATTATCGCCTCATTGTTTGCCAACACCACAGTCAGTGCTCcaacatcaatattataataCCAAAAGCAAAAGGCAGAAGAAGGAGGTGAGAAATCAGAGCACTAAACTTTGCAAaaccccccctctcccttttcattaaaaatattcaCTTGTAAATGCATATACCACTGTACGTTGGTTATAAATCAGCCATGCCAACAGTCTGTATAGTTGGGACGTGCCGTGTTGTGCACACATACTTACCTCCACTGTTCTATGTATTACTGctttgtatttcttttgtttggtgtctttgttgtgctgtgtgaCATATGTAAGTATTACAAGTATATAAGGTAAACCGGAGTCAAATTCATTGTATGCATAAGCACGCTTGGCCAGtaaaaacaggtttttattggCCAAGCGCCacataataaaagtaataaacaaGCAAGTTGAGACGCCCATGCAAATAAACAGGCCATCAGATGTCAGCTCAAAGGACACAGGTACATTCAAACAGCATATTCTCTGAGGAAATTTAAATTGAACCCTCCTCCAGTGTTCGTTGCTCAGCCCTTATTTaggtgttcgcggtcaaatttGACCGGTCTGCTTTAACTGCTCTTATATTAACACAAAAACCATGAATCACTTTTCAATTTTTGTTGAAGACCTTATTAAGCTGTGAAAGAACATCTCAGGCCAGTAGATGAGATGAGTAAGTGCAATGaatctagaaaaaaaacagacacagaacagaaaacatatCCATAAATAAACAgctactgtaaacaaacaaattcaaaacaggGACAGGGACGAGTGGCATTGTATGATCAGGTGGGAGTGTGCCTTGCAAACGTAGGCCTGGCCTCTGTGGCAGGAGAGGCTGGTTTTATTGTCTCTAGGGGCACAGAGCTTGCATCTCTTCCTTTTCTGCCATAGTCAAGGGGCGAGCGGCTGAGAGCTGTTGGTGGAGCCTCTGTGGCCTGCAGACTCCTCACCAGACTGGCAGAGGGTGCTGAGCGGGGAAGGTGTTGGTGCCATTGAATTAGAGGGGTCACTAAAGCTTTATCAGCTTTTTGTCAAGCTTTAAAGCTTGTCTTCCATTTCTGAGACATCCTCCTCTATTTCCTGTTCAGTCTCAGTCTCCTCTCCATTATCATTTGCTTGTAAAATATGGTAGTATGGTCTAGAACCTCTTGGACAGAAAACCACCTCATCAGTTGTCTACTCATTGTGTTCACAGAGTAGAATGAGAGCGAGGCACAAATAAATCTTTATGTATGGGGTCTGGGGTCTGTGAGGAGATACAATACATTGTTAATTCTGGCAGGTGCGGTTCACACGAGGGTTGGGGGGTTGGTAAGCACGAGAAAGAGACAGGTTCCCAGGTGGgcgggcggtgtgtgtgtgtgtgtgtgtgtgtgcatgtgcatgtgtgtgcgtgcgtgtgtgtgtgtgtggaggggctaGGGGGTTGTGGCTGTGGatgggtgtgtgagtgggtgtgtgtgtatggagatgTTTTCCAGTTGATGGATGAACATATTATAGTCTTATATGCATTTCTTATCTCGGTCATTTTACAAACACCAAAGGTGTAACAATGTTCACTAAATCACTCAAAATTCAATGAAAGTGATGATCAACAATTTTATATGTTCAAAGGCCTAATGCGGAGGATATCATGATGCCTTGAGGCAATAcgataaaaaacacattttttatgattaattaAAGTTTCAAATCGGTCAGATTTGACCTGAACACTGGAAGAGGGTAGGAATCGGTGTGTCTGGTTTTGCCCCTGTGGGCTCTTCCATTTTTGTAGGGcatcaaaaccaaaaaccaactGTCTTCGCTCTAGATCTTGTTGTTTAGTCCATGTCTGACACATTTCCTTCATCATCCAGCCTGAAGACAGAAGGTTCATCGATATTGTTGTACCaaggacagacaaaaataaagttttgtttgttttgaccatTCAATTCGCTCTGACAAAAGCCGAAGCTTATCTGGAAAAAAGCTACTGTGAACATTTCAGCTCAAGCTTCCTCACCTGCTGCAACAAGGCGTCCTTCATGACCTCCAGGTCCGCTGAGGAGGCGGACTGCAGCCGCACTTTCACCACCTGCATCTTCACGACAGCTCCTGCAATGGATATGtcatattaataaaaacaggCTTTTCATCCACCAAGCAGCAAAATAATATGGCCAGTGACTAAtacttttttgtaaatattgaaTTGACAGAatttcaaaatgacatattGTAGATCTCTACTTACTGTAACAGGCAAAGTAAAATCTGTTACTACATGGATAGTCACGCCATTTTCCCTGATTTGAAGCCACACAACGCGCATATCCTCTATCTGGATGATTATCATCCCATTTAGAAAATGACATGGCGCTCCCGTCTGACCACTTCCATCCGTCTCTGAACAGGCCGATCCAAGAGTGGTAGCTGATCAAACCTCTGATCTCCTCGTTCTCAGCGAGGTTCCTGACGCTGGCCAGGTCGGTGTAGCTCTGCCTGCAGTGGCTCTGAGCCGCGCTCCAGTTCTTGCGTTCATTCACTAAAATCCATCTCGATGAGCCTTTGGTTCGATCTGCTGGTGaacatatatttataaatatatttttaagcaGAAATCATGATTTAGTAGTGTCAGAACTAATGATGACAAGAGTCACCATGGAAgaatatcagcaaaataatatgatttgcactgaaagagggaaaacagcaaacacactgaggggTCAAATAAGAAGACTGCTGAGTAATCactaataaaaatattgtttgtttggttgatttatttggcaaatAACCAGAAAAACTGTGCAGAGGAACAAAAATAACTGTGATTTTAGTTTGTAAGGTAACTACCTGTAAATGACAAGAAGATAGAGATGATCAGGTTGTTGTAAATATGAAGATAACATTTCCTTTGTTCATTATGAGGGAGAACATCTCACATGTATAACAGgtaggttttttgtttttttgtttgtttgtttgtttgtttgtttgtttgtttgagtcaGTCTTTATTCCAGGAAAACATCGACTTGGACCCTCTCAGTGACAAAATCCGCATTCAACCAGATACACAGGGATATAACGTCATTATCTCTCCAGAAATGCAAACAAGGATTTCACCTTGAGAATATGTTACAATAACCCAAGCTGAGATCTTAATGTTGGCTGCCTTCATTAtctagaaatgtattttttttttcttcgactaaaaaaaatgcatgacgAAGATGGtgattaatgttattattgttattgtttttatgaattcactgctgttgttttattctcaCCGTTGTAGCAGATGAATGGGAATCTATCACTACAAGACCAATCCCCCCATGTTCCACCTGTGTTCATTGCCACACAGTACTCATCACTGTAGTAGTTATTGGGTTCACCACTGTGCCACATCCTGAACTCAGCCTCTCCTTCACCGTAGTAACTCTTATTTTGCAGAGACCACCTCCAGCTGTGAATGTCATTGTACAGCCCTATCCAGCTGCGATAACTCCCCACAGCGTCATTCAGCTTGGTCACGTCTTCCTCGCTGGTTACGGTGGCCAGGTCTGTGTAGTGCTGCCTGCAGTAGCTCTGCGCTTCAGTCCAGGTCATTAATTTTTCAACCAAGAGGTAATGACAAGGAAAACAGGAGGGGAGGCTGCCCAGCCCTGTGCCGACATGCAAAACATCTCATTTAGAGCAACTCACTTTGAACAGTGACTCCTGCATACAAAGGAGCTCATGTCTGAATACTAACAATGCACTAGCAAAGAAAAGGTGACATTTATTACTTAAATAGACTTCTTTACTTAAATATCATGTACGTATGGAAGAGATACTGACATAAATGATGGATTAGGTCTGATGTGTTTTACGCTCTCATGCATCTCACATACATCACAGTAAAATCATACAGGCTAGAAAAATTAACAGGCATCACACATCTGCTTGGTTTCTGTGGGCAAATCACACCTTAGACTTTATATTTAAGAACTCCTCCATGGGGTGATTTCACAATAAAGTCAAAATTTTGGGGGGAATATATGACAGTCAAGTGGCACTAACCTGATAAGAGAATGAAGATTAACGCATTCCCTGCCATGACCAAATGACACCACAGTTCTCTTACACTTTGTTGTCAGCAGGATAAGATGATCACTGGTGAGAAGGGCCGgtgaaacattttgaatttgaaaagaatCAAAGTCATATTTGACATATCAGTAACGCAAAATGTAGGCTACTCATGAAAATCCATGAAAATGAATCCTATCTGAGCAAttcaccatgaaaaaaaaaaaaaaaggcctttttttcttgtttaatcttattttaataTCAAGACTAACCCGTCACCTCACCACCAATGTCAGGACCTGGCTGAAGTGTATTTCATATTCACTTTATCTAATAGCAAGGGAAAatttatgttcaaaataataataataataataataataatggcttACCCCTCTTGTGTAAAATACAGAGGCGTAGGCTGTCTcggtctttctgtctctccaccccTGCAGAGCGACAGCGCAGGCCGGGCAGGAGGGATGAAGCgtcagtgtgatggaggtgtaGTGAGCACAGGTGTGACCGGGGCACTCCTCCAACATCCAACAGGTTTCTTTGAGGCTGCACGTGCTGCTTTAACAGCACATGAAGCGATGACGTCACAAGTTTCCGTAAACCTCTCCCATACCTCTTCTCCTGGCCACCTGTAtcttttagaattgattttaaagttcATGAACTTGTTCACGAAGCTTGAAATGACCTCACTCCCTCCACACATCAgagattttctttcattttatgttccagCCACATCACTGAGGTTTCTCCACAGCTCATCTTTTAAATGTTGCTGATGTGTCCTAATTAAGCACCAGTGTGGCtgccttctctttttttgtccctAAACTGGGGAACACACACTGTCCCTGGATATCAGAACGGCAAGCTCgcttggtatttttaaaaagaaacaaaaaacctATCTAAtgaatctggcttttattttggagttaTGTTGTGACATATTGTGACAtccatgtatatatatatttatatatatatatatatatatatatatatatatatatatatatacgtgaGCTGAGTTCTTTCTTGTCAGTCATCACAGCGTATTTGTTTACCTGAAACAATGCTGCTCTCTTGCTTGGGACACTATTTGAATATTGCAAACATAGATATTGTgaataaataagataataaataataaataaaaaccacaaGGCCGACCAGAGAGGAGACAGTCACATCAATGATCCCTTGTTCATACagaatattttatcattttttttatcttcattgTTTGTTGCAAATACTGTAACCCAAGATTCAGTAATAATTGTCTCATTATCCAAAGTAACAACCGACTTCTCTGCAGAGGTTTGCATGAGCatgaggctgcacacacacacacaaacacacacaaacacacacacagaaagagagagagaacacaattgagagtgtgtgcatgcattggggaaagaggggagaaCAACAGAGTACAagttatatataaatatacatatatatacacgcacaaacatttacacacaaaactgtgcagaggaacaaaaataacagtgattttAGTTTGTAAGGTAAACTGCCTGTTTTTCACAACAACATAtcccacatacagtacaggccaaaagtttggacacaccttctcattcaatgcgttttctttattttcatgactatttacattgtagattctcactgaaggaatcaaaactatgaatgaacacatgtggagttatgtacttaacaaaaaaaggtgaaataagtgaaaacatgttttttattctagtttcttcaaaatagccaccctttgctctgattactgctttgcacactcttggcattctctccatgagcttcaagaggtagtacactctcagttgtgttttttctctctctctctttctgtgtgtgtgtgtgtgtttgtgtgtgtgtctgtgcgtgtgtgtgtggcctcccGCTCATGCAAACTTCTGCAGAGAAGTCAGTTATTACTTTGGATAATGAGCCAACTGTAACTGCAACATAAAATTCAAATAGTGTCCCAAGCAAGAGAGCAGCATTGTTTCAGGTAAACAAATACGCTGTGATGACTGACaagaaagaacaagaaagatatatgcatatatatgtgtgtgtagcagaAATCAGATAAAACAAGCTACAGAAGATGAAATCAGGAAaacaggccagtgtgtgtgtgtaagctgcaGGAGGGTGGAGGTGACATGAcaatttatatagcacctttcatacaagcctgcagcccaaagtgcttcataTTTCAAGACTAAAATAAcacaggcaaaaaataaaaacaatacataacaataaaatatgctAGACTAAAaattacaaagacaaaactataaaatattaaacaaataaataaaaacaaacacaagaataaaaatacaaattaaaaacaatgattaaactgaaaaactaaggCTATAAcgttactccaaaataaaagccagattcaCTAGataggttttttgttttcttttaaaaataccaagCGAGCTTGCCGTTCTGATATCCAGGGACAGTGTGTGTTCCCCAGTTTAGGGGCATAAAAACAGAAGGCAGCCACACTGGTGCTTAATTAGGACACATCAGCAACATTTAAAAGATGAGCTGTGGAGAAACCTCAGTGATGTGGctggaacataaaatgaaagcaaatctCTGATGTGTGGAGGGAGCGAGGTCATTTCAAGCTTCGTGAACAAGTTCATGAACTTTAACCCTCTATGGTACGCATTATGATGCCAGTGTTTTTATGTCTCAAAATAGactaaataaacataatttgaagaaaatttatttattttttattttttggaagtTTTTGGGGTTCGTTGCCTAATAACAACAGGCTTTCCATCCACCAAGCAGCAAAATAATATGGCCAGTGACTAATAGTTTGTTGTAAATAATGAACTGACagaatttcaaaatgaaataggCCTATTGTAGATCTCTACTTACCACTGTAACAGGCAAAGTAAAATCTGTCACTGCATAAATCGGCACGCCATTTTCCCAGATGTGAAGTCGCACAATGCTTATCTCCTCCACTTGGATGACAATTATCCCATTTAGAGAATGACATGGTGCTCCCATCTGACCACTTCCATGCGTCTCTGAACAGGCCGATCCAAGAGGTGTCACTGATCAAACCTCTGATCTCCTCGTTCTCAGTGAGGTTCCTGATGCTGGCCAGGTCGGTGTAGCTCTGCCTGCAGTAGCTCTGAGCCTCGCTCCAGGTCTTGCGTTCATGCACAAAAACCCATCTCGATGAGCCTTTGGTTCGATCTGCCGGtgaacatacactactcacaaaaagttagggatatttggctttcgggagaaatttacggaaaatgtaaaaagttcacgctacagtgatattatatcatgaaagtagggcatttaagtagaagcatacactggtgatttcctcatctcaaacaatttattgaaacaaaagccaacaacagtggtggatataccacaacaaaaaatgtcaatgtctcaataacttgtcatgtgcccttgagcatcaattacagcttgacaacgacgtctcatgctgttcacaagtcgatttattgtctgctgaggcatggcatcccactcttcttgaagggcggccctcaggacattgaggttctggggtacagagctccgagcctctacacggcgactcagctgatcccataggttttctatgggattcaggtctggagaaagtgcaggccactccatctgaggtaccccagtctccagcagccgttccctaatgatgcgacctcgatgagccggagcattgtcgtccatgaagatgaaattaggcctgtgttgttcatgcaggggcacaatgactggattaatgatgttattcaggtagtatgggcttgtcactttaccattcacaaagtgtagggcagttctgtactgactagacacacttgcccacacagtaacaccaccaccaccaaaggctcgtctggtgacaacagtggctgatgcatagcgctctccttgacgtctccaacatcattggcggccatcatttctgctcaacttgaatcggctttcatcagagaacagcactgaggcccactggtccctcgtcctgcgtaaatgctccctggcccatgcaagacgatgacacctgtgcctggtggtgtggtcaggtacccttgcaggtcgtctagcacgcagaccatgctgatgtaaacggtttcgaatggtctgacgtgacacttgggtgcctctcacctcccttaaacgtgcctggagttgagtggcgttcatcatccggttccgcagggcactgttcacaatgaagcggtcatcagtgtgggatgtggccaaaggacgtccacttctatgcctttctgtgactcttccagtctctctgtatctctgttgcaacctgctgatgacactctgtgacactctaagctcagtggccacttccgtctgagaacatcctgtttgaagcctcgcaatggcgaggtgctgctgatcaattgttaggtgtcgtcttggtctcatgatgtcaaaatgtgaacagcatgatgaggaggactgtttaaataccaattctaattgaatcAGGacatttattggttgattcatagatcaaacacctgttgtgaattttgccgttaagctccttgttagagaacagcaacttgtgcaaaaagtactgaaacactgaacagttggacatgtgcattcaaaagtttacagaaggtcacattaagttcacctgtaaaggttataatgcattttaggttcatctggaaatttcacccgaaagccgaatatccctaactttttgtgagtagtgtatatttatttagtaGTGTCAGAACTAATGATGACAAGAGTCACCATGGAAgaatatcagcaaaataatatgatttgcagtgaaagagggaaaacaacaaacacactcaggGGTCAAACAAGAAGACTGATGAGTAATTACTAATAGGCTGATTTACTGATTTCTTGGCAAATAACCAGATAAACTGTGCAGAGgaacaaaaatgacagtgaTTCCAGTGAACAGgaagctttttttgtttgtttgtttgttttttcagtcagtcTTTATTCCAGAAAAACATCGACTTGGACcccctcagttttttttttttttttttttggacaaaatgtATGACAAAGATTGTGATTAATGTTATGATTGTAATTGTTTTTGATAAATTCacactttgttgttttattcttaAGAACTCCTCCATGGGCTGATTTCACAATGAATTCGAAATTTGAGGGGGAATATATGACAGTCAAGTGGCACTAACCTGATAAGAAGATGAAGATTAACGCATTCCCTGCCATGACGAAATCACACCACAGCTCTCTTACACTTTCAGCAGGATAAGATGATCACTGGTGAGAAGGGCCGgtgaaacattttgaatttgaaaagaatCAAAGTCATATTTGACATATCAGTGAAGCAAAATGTACTCATGAAAATCCATAACAATGAATCTTCTCTGAGCGATGCACCAAAAAATAACCGTCCTGTTTTCCTtgtttaatcttattttaataTCAAGACTTACCCGTCACCTCACCACCAATGTCAGAACCTGGCTG encodes the following:
- the LOC115363696 gene encoding lithostathine-1-beta-like: MAGNALIFIFLSDRTKGSSRWVFVHERKTWSEAQSYCRQSYTDLASIRNLTENEEIRGLISDTSWIGLFRDAWKWSDGSTMSFSKWDNCHPSGGDKHCATSHLGKWRADLCSDRFYFACYSGAVVKMQVVKVRLQSASSADLEVMKDALLQQLRQRLKDQGVSDDVQLRWVTQPDGRVFHKEGKEEKDQEEQAESCGP